The Rhodamnia argentea isolate NSW1041297 chromosome 7, ASM2092103v1, whole genome shotgun sequence genome contains the following window.
GCATGTCTCCCTCATGATTCTGGCCAAGAGCCATATCCCCTTGTCTGCCCCCGTCCGTCATTAGGGTTTCAATAGAGAAGATGTGAAATCTATATTATCCGATGGATGGAAACGCATCGTTTATGGAGGAATCTGGCACCATCACCCATTATGACATGTGCATGTTTTGATAGGACGCTTCCCCAATAACGCGATGGATAAACACGACCTGTATCGCCGAAGAAAGTATCTACCTTGTGCTTCCTCCTCCCATCACAGGATATttcttttgtgtaaattgatgaAGGAGGTTGCGATCGACTTATCAATGATCCCACGTTGTCAAAGTAACTCGACCAACTTGATGAAATCAAGCCATCGGAATGCCGAACGTATTTTGACGGTCTCAAGTTTAGATTAGACATAACTTAAATCTTGTCTAATTGGAAAGACACGGCGGTGTCTCCACTAACTAAAAATTTAGGATGGATTAATCCTTAGATCGTTTTTGCCACCGGAGAACACTACACATTGTCGGAGTATCGACTGTCTTCACTAATGGACATCTGTCCCTGCACCTTGCCAATCGTCACCGAAAGTCACGATCTATCAACCACGACTTGACAACTTATGAAGGGGAACACCTATATAAGATGAAACACTCACAGAGGTGAGGGGTTTCAGCTGATCTTACTCCTCTTGCGCAATGGAGATCCTCAATTTTCTCTCGTACCGGCCTTAATCTGAATTCTGTGATGCAGGTTGATTCGgtgattcttaatttttttcattctttttttctttttgggtcaaaccAAACGCTGATTATTTAGTTGTGGATCAACAGTTTGGTGACGTTTGTGGAGGGTCTCCAAAAGGGACGTTGGCCCCTCACCATGGCTGGGCAGCAGCGGCATTGAACCTGCCATGAGAGCATCTTCCCCTAGGCTTTATGAGTTCAAGGTGTTTGCCTTTTTCCTGGTGAGATTCTGGCTCCGACTTACTTAGGAGAAGATTCAAAGTCATTTGTTTCATCCTTAAACTCCCGAAGCCATTATGAAGTGTTGATATGTACGTGTGAGTAGTGCTAGAGAAGTcaagaattgatgtggtattaaggagttaatatatcctagttggcccataacatattggcttaagtttttaagtgcATGTGAGTCTATCTGTATATGTTGATAAACTTAGACTCGGGCTCCCACTTAGCGATCCGCCCGGATGAGGTGTAACGCCCTGAAAATTGGGCGATCAAAATAGTAAAATCTAGTTTATGGAAcgattagaaaattttaatttgatgcccaagatcagatattaagaaattagaaatcgaaaattggaaatttccggGATTGTTcttcgaattggaataaattccaaTTAAATGAGTAATCACgtcctaaaattagaaaatttcatattaagcCTCGCTCGGGCTAAATTGACTCGAATTCAGGTTAAATAACCCTCCGTCGGATTTCCGGATGCCCGAATTATCTAggatgtgaaattaccaaaatacccacCTTATCATCTCAGCCCCTTAGTCAATTTCcagaactctctctccctctctctcgacaGAACATGTCCCCCCCACTTAACCGACTTACCTCAGCTCTTCTTCTCCcccttctttctttattttaggCGATAACAACAACTGAAAACCGCCACCACACCATACTAGTACACTCCAAGAATACCACCGATGCCATGGGACCACTGCCGTGCTGCCGGAGTCGCCGGAAAACCGGTTGCAAGAAGCCTTCCCGACTTGCCCTGTTTTCCGCCGAGTTTGTGCTGCAGCCGCTTTCCGCCCCTATTCCACCGTCTGCAGCCACCACCATCAAGTCCTCCGACCACCTCGACCTCCCTCCGACCTCCCTCCGACCTCCAGCCACCGTTTTCGACCGTTGGTAGCCGCCGCGAAGCCACAGGAGAAGCTGGAACAGCCCAAAATCGACCCTGCTCTGTTTTGGGCCCCTGGAGTACCGGTTCTGTGTTCAGCCCCCATCCACCACCACGCCGCCTTTCTCCTCCCACCTCCGGCTACCAAACACTCCCAACACCCCCTCAAACTTTGGCCACCAGCCCCGCGACGCCCCGTCGCCGCCAGAGCTCTGGAACAGCCCCCAACACCTCCCCTGTTTCTGCTCCCCTGCACCCGCGAATCTGCCTGCACCGGTTCTGCTTGCTGCTGACGCCTGTTCCGGCCACCTCaagccaccgccgaccacctccaGCTACCTCACGGTCCCCCCAAGCTTCCTGTCACCCGCCGCCACCTCAACGCCCGCCGGAAAAGCCACCACAGCTGCGAACAGCCACCCCACCGCCTACCCTGCCCTGTTTCTGCTGTGGGTGCCCTATTTTTGGGCTGGGGCCGAATCTGTTAGGCCCAATTCTGTGGGCCCACGAGCTGGGCTGAGGCCCAATTTGTTTGGGCACGAAGTTGGGCCTTATATTAGGCCCGTGGACACATTAAATTGGAAGTTGGGCCCGTAGTTCGAGGATTTTGGTTCGCGATCCGTTCAAGTCCAAAGTTCGTGCTGAGGATTCTTCGAGATCGTCGTTGGGTTAAACTCGCGCAATTAattgtgagtcgacctctaatccttggttaagtcattaattacgttcggattagtttatttagattattaggtgtttagataactcgatt
Protein-coding sequences here:
- the LOC115731217 gene encoding classical arabinogalactan protein 9-like, whose protein sequence is MGPLPCCRSRRKTGCKKPSRLALFSAEFVLQPLSAPIPPSAATTIKSSDHLDLPPTSLRPPATPPSTTTPPFSSHLRLPNTPNTPSNFGHQPRDAPSPPELWNSPQHLPCFCSPAPANLPAPVLLAADACSGHLKPPPTTSSYLTVPPSFLSPAATSTPAGKATTAANSHPTAYPALFLLWVPYFWAGAESVRPNSVGPRAGLRPNLFGHEVGPYIRPVDTLNWKLGP